One genomic region from Muriicola soli encodes:
- a CDS encoding lysylphosphatidylglycerol synthase transmembrane domain-containing protein, translating into MSSRLKRLLKIVVPVLLGVFLVWYSYYNTSPEDRKEIFRYIREADMFWVGLSVLIGIASHISRAIRWNYLLEPLGYRPKIWNNIFFILIAYFANLGIPRSGEVLRATALATYEKVPFQKGFGTIVTERVVDLLMLLLIIFIALLSQTNIILSYLKANGIGLTATLILVAGGILFLFVFLAFLRRSSSRLAIKLKDLVKGLLDGVMSIFKMKNKWLFIFHTFFIWGAYIAMFWVIKFTVVETISLGMSEFLVAFIAGAFAMSTTNGGIGLYPIAVSKALSIYGVSAVSGDAFGWIMWIAQTLMVVVFGAISFLLLPLLNRNR; encoded by the coding sequence TTGAGCTCCCGCTTAAAAAGACTCCTGAAAATTGTAGTCCCCGTTCTCCTGGGAGTTTTTTTGGTTTGGTATTCCTATTACAACACCTCTCCCGAAGACAGGAAGGAAATTTTCAGATACATCCGGGAAGCCGATATGTTCTGGGTGGGACTCTCTGTTCTGATCGGAATCGCAAGTCATATTTCCAGGGCCATCAGGTGGAATTACTTACTGGAACCCCTAGGGTACAGGCCCAAAATTTGGAATAATATCTTTTTTATCCTGATCGCCTATTTTGCAAATCTGGGAATACCCAGATCAGGCGAAGTGCTGAGGGCAACAGCGCTTGCCACTTATGAAAAGGTACCTTTCCAAAAGGGCTTCGGAACCATCGTAACTGAAAGGGTAGTAGACCTTTTGATGTTGCTGCTTATTATATTTATCGCCCTTCTTTCTCAAACCAACATCATCTTATCTTATCTTAAAGCGAACGGCATAGGTCTTACCGCAACGCTGATCCTGGTGGCCGGAGGTATTCTTTTCCTTTTTGTCTTCCTGGCTTTCCTGAGAAGGTCAAGTTCCAGGCTCGCAATCAAACTAAAGGACCTAGTAAAAGGCCTGCTCGATGGGGTGATGAGCATTTTTAAAATGAAAAACAAATGGCTCTTTATCTTCCACACCTTCTTTATCTGGGGAGCCTATATTGCCATGTTCTGGGTTATTAAATTTACCGTAGTAGAAACGATTTCCCTGGGCATGTCTGAGTTTCTCGTAGCCTTTATCGCAGGTGCCTTTGCCATGTCTACTACTAATGGGGGAATCGGTCTTTATCCCATAGCGGTAAGTAAAGCACTTTCCATCTACGGTGTAAGTGCAGTATCGGGAGATGCCTTTGGCTGGATTATGTGGATCGCCCAAACCCTCATGGTTGTGGTTTTCGGGGCAATATCCTTTCTACTCTTACCGTTATTGAACAGAAACCGATAG